The following proteins are encoded in a genomic region of Porphyrobacter sp. CACIAM 03H1:
- a CDS encoding aldehyde dehydrogenase family protein, with protein sequence MKLKETYPLYLNNKAVQPNTDLEVTDKYTGEVAFRTALATPDVIEEGIAGAVRAAEPMARLASYEKQDVLMHCVKRFRERFDELAYALCVEAGKPIKDSEGEVTRLIDTFRIAAEEAVRNYGEVQPLDISPRAKGYQGMWKRVPIGPCSFISPFNFPLNLAAHKIAPAIAVGCPFVMKPASKTPLGAIIMGEVLAECDVLPEGAFSILPASRDGADLFTQDERLKLLSFTGSPGVGWDLKAKAGKKKVVLELGGNAAVIIDKDADLDDALERVIFGAFYQSGQSCIGVQRILIHAEVYDRFKAMLVERAGKLIAGDPKDRNTFIGPMISDGEAKRLKGWIDEAVEAGATLLCGGGLSRGNMLEATLLEGVPEDAKAKNEEAFGPLAILQKFHHFDEALEEVNNSKFGLQAGIFTRDLFQMFDAWDQLDVGGVVINDVPSYRVDNMPYGGVKDSGLGREGIRFAMEDMSEIRNLIIRRT encoded by the coding sequence ATGAAACTGAAAGAAACCTACCCGCTCTACCTCAACAACAAGGCGGTGCAGCCCAACACCGATCTCGAGGTGACCGACAAGTACACCGGCGAGGTCGCCTTCCGCACCGCGCTCGCCACGCCCGATGTGATCGAGGAGGGCATCGCCGGTGCCGTGCGCGCTGCCGAGCCGATGGCGCGGCTTGCCTCCTACGAGAAACAGGACGTGCTGATGCACTGCGTCAAGCGGTTCCGCGAACGCTTCGACGAACTCGCCTATGCCCTGTGCGTCGAGGCGGGCAAGCCGATCAAGGACAGCGAGGGCGAGGTCACGCGCCTGATCGACACCTTCCGCATCGCCGCCGAGGAGGCGGTCAGGAACTACGGCGAGGTTCAGCCGCTCGACATCTCCCCGCGCGCCAAGGGCTACCAGGGCATGTGGAAGCGCGTGCCGATCGGGCCGTGCAGCTTCATTTCGCCGTTCAACTTCCCGCTCAACCTCGCCGCGCACAAGATCGCACCTGCGATCGCGGTCGGCTGCCCCTTCGTGATGAAGCCCGCCTCCAAGACGCCCTTGGGGGCGATCATCATGGGCGAGGTGCTGGCCGAGTGCGACGTGCTGCCCGAGGGCGCCTTCTCGATCCTGCCTGCCAGCCGCGACGGGGCGGACCTCTTCACCCAGGACGAGCGGCTGAAGCTGCTCTCCTTCACCGGCTCGCCGGGGGTGGGCTGGGACCTCAAGGCCAAGGCCGGCAAGAAGAAGGTCGTGCTCGAACTGGGCGGCAACGCGGCGGTGATCATCGACAAGGACGCCGACCTCGACGACGCGCTGGAGCGGGTGATCTTCGGCGCCTTCTACCAGTCGGGCCAGTCCTGCATCGGCGTGCAGCGCATCCTGATCCACGCCGAGGTCTATGACCGCTTCAAGGCGATGCTGGTCGAACGCGCCGGAAAACTGATCGCGGGCGATCCCAAGGACCGCAACACCTTCATCGGCCCGATGATCTCGGACGGCGAGGCGAAGCGCCTCAAGGGCTGGATCGACGAGGCGGTCGAGGCGGGCGCGACCCTGTTGTGCGGCGGCGGCCTGTCGCGCGGCAACATGCTGGAGGCGACGCTGCTCGAAGGCGTGCCCGAGGACGCCAAGGCGAAGAACGAGGAAGCCTTCGGCCCGCTCGCGATCCTTCAGAAGTTCCATCACTTCGATGAAGCGCTGGAGGAAGTGAACAACTCAAAGTTCGGCCTTCAGGCGGGCATCTTCACCCGCGACCTGTTCCAGATGTTCGATGCCTGGGACCAGCTCGATGTCGGCGGTGTCGTCATCAACGACGTGCCGAGCTACCGGGTCGACAACATGCCCTATGGGGGCGTGAAGGACTCCGGCCTCGGCCGCGAGGGCATCCGCTTCGCGATGGAGGACATGAGCGAGATCCGGAATTTGATCATTCGGCGCACGTAA
- a CDS encoding acetolactate synthase large subunit: MSDTQKASDLFIECLEAEGVEYIFGVPGEENLDFLESLSKSEKIRLILTRHEQGAGFMAATYGRHTGRTGVCIATLGPGATNFVTAAAYAQLGGMPMLMITGQKPIKKSKQGRFQILDVVGMMTPITKFTHQLASADNIPSRVREAIRLAEEEKPGAVHLEFPEDIAEEHTSSRPLAASLARRPSAEEKAVRQAVLAIEQAKAPILVIGAGANRKMTGRMLRQLIDKTGIPFVTTQMGKGVVDERHPLFLGCAALSAGDFVHRAIQDADCIVNIGHDVIEKPPFFMRNDGEGPVGSDSPPTVIHVSTRTAEVDPVYFPQIEVIGDIANAIWQIKEDIVPQGRWDFRRMLEYRAAEVAHTEPLANDTRFPIFPPHLVKQVRGAMPEDGIICLDNGVYKIWFARGYTAYLPNTVLLDNALATMGAGLPSAMMSAMLYPDRKVMAICGDGGFMMNSQEMETAVRLGLNLTVLILRDDAYGMIRWKQANMGFKDFGLTYGNPDFVQYAESYGATGHRVTSSEHLTDLLQHCLATPGVHLIDCPVDYTENDQILNIDIKRLSKEL, translated from the coding sequence ATGAGCGATACGCAGAAGGCATCGGACCTGTTCATCGAATGCCTCGAGGCCGAGGGCGTCGAATACATCTTCGGCGTGCCCGGGGAGGAGAACCTCGATTTCCTCGAGAGCCTGTCGAAGTCGGAAAAGATCAGGCTGATCCTCACCCGCCACGAACAGGGCGCCGGCTTCATGGCCGCGACCTATGGCCGCCACACCGGGCGCACCGGCGTGTGCATCGCGACGCTTGGCCCGGGCGCGACCAATTTCGTGACTGCGGCCGCCTATGCCCAGCTCGGCGGGATGCCGATGCTGATGATCACCGGTCAGAAGCCGATCAAGAAGTCGAAGCAGGGCCGCTTCCAGATCCTCGACGTGGTCGGGATGATGACCCCGATCACCAAGTTCACCCACCAGCTCGCCAGCGCCGACAACATCCCGAGCCGCGTGCGCGAGGCGATCCGGCTGGCCGAGGAGGAAAAGCCGGGCGCGGTTCACCTCGAATTCCCCGAGGACATCGCCGAGGAGCACACCTCCAGCCGGCCGCTCGCCGCCAGCCTCGCCCGCCGGCCTTCCGCCGAGGAGAAGGCCGTGCGCCAGGCGGTGCTGGCGATCGAGCAGGCCAAGGCCCCGATCCTCGTGATCGGCGCGGGCGCCAACCGCAAGATGACCGGGCGGATGCTGCGCCAGCTGATCGACAAGACCGGCATCCCCTTCGTGACGACCCAGATGGGCAAGGGCGTGGTCGACGAGCGCCACCCGCTGTTCCTCGGCTGCGCGGCGCTTTCGGCGGGGGATTTCGTCCACCGCGCGATCCAGGACGCGGACTGCATCGTCAACATCGGCCATGACGTGATCGAGAAGCCGCCCTTCTTCATGCGCAACGACGGCGAGGGGCCGGTCGGTTCCGACAGCCCGCCCACGGTGATCCACGTCTCGACCCGCACTGCCGAGGTCGATCCGGTCTACTTCCCGCAGATCGAGGTGATCGGCGACATCGCCAATGCGATCTGGCAGATCAAGGAAGACATCGTCCCGCAGGGCCGGTGGGACTTCCGCCGGATGCTCGAATACCGCGCCGCCGAGGTCGCGCACACCGAGCCGCTGGCGAACGACACCCGCTTCCCGATCTTCCCGCCGCATCTGGTGAAGCAGGTGCGCGGCGCCATGCCGGAGGACGGGATCATCTGCCTCGACAACGGGGTCTACAAAATCTGGTTCGCGCGCGGCTATACCGCCTACCTGCCCAACACCGTGCTGCTCGACAATGCGCTGGCGACGATGGGGGCGGGGCTGCCTTCCGCGATGATGAGCGCGATGCTCTATCCGGACCGCAAGGTGATGGCGATCTGCGGAGACGGCGGGTTCATGATGAACTCGCAGGAGATGGAGACCGCGGTGCGCCTCGGCCTCAACCTCACCGTGCTGATCCTGCGCGACGATGCCTACGGAATGATCCGGTGGAAGCAGGCCAACATGGGCTTCAAGGATTTCGGCCTGACCTATGGCAACCCCGATTTCGTCCAGTATGCCGAAAGCTACGGCGCGACCGGGCACCGGGTAACCTCGTCCGAGCACCTCACCGACCTGCTCCAGCACTGCCTCGCCACGCCGGGGGTGCACCTCATCGATTGCCCGGTTGACTACACCGAGAACGACCAGATCCTGAACATCGACATCAAGCGGCTGTCGAAGGAGCTGTAG
- a CDS encoding D-2-hydroxyacid dehydrogenase: MTILAISGLIRPMLEHRLPQGLDVRWFMTREEALEAVAEAEIGWFDMNDQQAMAETLRAAKKLKWLNSIYAGLDFLPMDVLIERGITVTNGAGINAITIAEYVVMGMLNIAKGFREVVRAQERREWLLDSPGKRELAGSKALLLGYGAIGRLIEPRLKAFDVDVTVVRRSAGEGTLGPDEWRAHLDEFDWVILAVPATPETEGMIGAAELAAMKSDCVIVNIARGSVIDQPALLEALETKAIGGAFLDVTTPEPLPADHPLWALDNAHITMHLSGRAQSKMFQRSGDRFLDNLDRYLRGEPVAPVFDPRLGY, encoded by the coding sequence ATGACCATCCTCGCCATTTCCGGGCTCATCCGCCCGATGCTCGAACACCGCCTTCCGCAGGGCCTCGACGTGCGCTGGTTCATGACCCGCGAGGAGGCGCTGGAGGCCGTCGCCGAGGCCGAGATCGGCTGGTTCGACATGAACGACCAGCAGGCGATGGCCGAAACCCTGCGCGCGGCGAAGAAGCTCAAATGGCTCAATTCGATCTATGCGGGGCTCGATTTCCTGCCGATGGACGTGCTGATCGAGCGCGGGATCACCGTCACCAACGGGGCGGGGATCAATGCGATCACCATCGCCGAATATGTCGTCATGGGGATGCTCAACATCGCCAAGGGTTTCCGCGAGGTGGTTCGCGCGCAGGAGCGGCGCGAGTGGCTGCTCGATTCGCCCGGCAAGCGCGAACTGGCCGGATCGAAGGCGCTGCTGCTCGGCTACGGCGCGATCGGCAGGCTCATAGAGCCGCGCCTGAAGGCCTTCGATGTCGATGTCACCGTGGTTCGCCGCAGCGCGGGCGAAGGCACCCTCGGCCCGGACGAATGGCGCGCACACCTCGATGAATTCGACTGGGTGATCCTCGCGGTCCCCGCCACGCCCGAGACGGAAGGCATGATCGGGGCCGCGGAACTGGCGGCGATGAAATCGGACTGCGTCATCGTCAACATCGCGCGCGGGTCCGTAATCGACCAGCCGGCGCTCTTGGAAGCGCTTGAAACAAAGGCGATCGGCGGCGCGTTCCTCGATGTCACCACGCCCGAGCCGCTGCCGGCCGACCACCCGCTGTGGGCGCTCGACAACGCGCACATCACCATGCACCTGTCGGGCCGCGCGCAATCGAAGATGTTCCAGCGATCGGGCGACCGCTTCCTCGACAATCTCGACCGCTATCTGCGCGGGGAGCCTGTCGCCCCGGTGTTCGACCCGCGCCTCGGTTACTGA
- a CDS encoding phosphopantetheine adenylyltransferase: MMQPILWLILAAIHAMPALAFFRPATLTSLYGLRPDNPLFLLMQHRAGLFLAVFVACIWAAFVPEGRRLAVLVVGISMVSFLVLWWQAGAPAPLRRIALVDLAGLPALAGVAWLAFRQ; the protein is encoded by the coding sequence ATGATGCAACCTATCCTCTGGCTGATCCTCGCCGCGATTCACGCCATGCCGGCGCTCGCGTTCTTCCGCCCGGCGACGCTTACCTCGCTCTACGGCCTGCGGCCCGACAATCCGCTGTTCCTGCTCATGCAGCACCGCGCGGGCCTGTTCCTCGCGGTCTTCGTCGCCTGCATCTGGGCCGCCTTCGTGCCCGAGGGCCGCAGGCTCGCGGTGCTCGTCGTCGGCATCAGCATGGTGAGCTTCCTCGTGCTGTGGTGGCAGGCCGGGGCGCCCGCACCGCTCAGGCGGATCGCGCTCGTCGACTTGGCGGGCCTGCCTGCTTTGGCAGGGGTGGCGTGGCTCGCTTTCCGGCAGTAA
- the cysS gene encoding cysteine--tRNA ligase — translation MTDAPLKLFNSLTRQIEVFKPVHEGEARVYSCGPTVYNYQHIGNMRAYVFADTLGRTLQWKGYKLTHVVNITDVGHLTSDADEGEDKMEKMAAREGKSAWDIAKFYQEDFERDLARLNVQPKQHPRATEYVEAMIEWGKSIAEKHCYELESGLYFDVSTVADYGRLARATTDEGESRIGDVEGKRNAADFAIWRRTPPGETRQMEWESPWGRGAPGWHLECSVMGEALLGFPFDIHTGGIDHREIHHPNEIAQNQAYCCTKGLDDPRNSGAKIWMHNNFLVERSGKMSKSSGEFLRLQLLVDKGYHPLAYRLMCLQAHYRSELEFSWEGLGAALTRLKRMVMAVAPLAEAEPQPGTTHPKFAPALEKFAEAMADDLNTPIALTALEEALATKKVDAGIKRAVIAEMDAVLGLDLFGLTRADLRIRPVAATITEAEIETALARRKEARAAKDFAASDAIREELAEQGVEVMDGDPLGWEWKLA, via the coding sequence ATGACCGACGCGCCTCTCAAGCTGTTCAACTCGCTCACCCGCCAGATCGAGGTGTTCAAGCCCGTCCACGAAGGCGAGGCGCGCGTCTATTCCTGCGGGCCGACGGTCTACAACTACCAGCACATCGGCAACATGCGCGCCTATGTCTTTGCCGACACGCTCGGGCGCACGCTCCAGTGGAAGGGCTACAAGCTCACCCACGTGGTCAACATCACCGATGTCGGCCACCTCACCTCGGACGCGGACGAGGGCGAGGACAAGATGGAGAAGATGGCCGCGCGCGAGGGCAAGAGCGCGTGGGATATCGCGAAGTTCTATCAGGAGGATTTCGAGCGCGATCTTGCCCGCCTCAACGTCCAGCCCAAGCAGCACCCGCGCGCGACCGAATATGTCGAGGCGATGATCGAATGGGGCAAGTCGATCGCGGAGAAGCACTGCTACGAACTGGAGAGCGGGCTCTATTTCGATGTGTCCACGGTGGCGGATTACGGCCGACTGGCGCGCGCGACCACCGATGAGGGCGAAAGCCGCATCGGGGACGTGGAAGGCAAACGCAACGCCGCCGACTTCGCGATCTGGCGGCGGACGCCGCCGGGCGAGACGCGGCAGATGGAATGGGAGTCGCCCTGGGGCCGGGGCGCGCCGGGGTGGCATCTCGAATGCTCGGTGATGGGCGAGGCGCTCTTGGGCTTTCCCTTCGACATCCACACGGGCGGGATCGACCACCGCGAGATCCACCACCCGAACGAGATCGCCCAGAACCAGGCCTATTGCTGCACGAAAGGCCTCGACGACCCGAGGAATTCGGGCGCGAAGATATGGATGCACAACAACTTCCTCGTCGAGCGCAGCGGCAAGATGTCGAAGTCCTCGGGCGAGTTCCTGCGGCTGCAACTGCTGGTCGACAAGGGCTACCACCCGCTCGCCTATCGGCTGATGTGCCTGCAGGCGCATTACCGCAGCGAGCTGGAGTTCTCGTGGGAGGGCCTCGGCGCGGCGCTGACGCGGCTGAAGCGGATGGTCATGGCGGTCGCCCCGCTTGCCGAAGCCGAACCCCAGCCGGGCACGACCCACCCGAAGTTCGCCCCAGCGCTTGAGAAATTTGCCGAGGCGATGGCCGACGATCTCAACACCCCGATAGCGCTCACCGCGCTGGAGGAGGCGCTGGCGACCAAAAAGGTCGATGCCGGTATCAAGCGCGCGGTCATCGCGGAAATGGATGCGGTGCTGGGCCTTGACCTGTTCGGCCTGACCCGCGCCGACCTGCGCATCCGGCCCGTTGCTGCCACCATCACCGAGGCCGAAATCGAAACTGCGCTCGCCCGCCGCAAGGAGGCGCGCGCGGCGAAGGATTTCGCCGCCTCCGATGCGATCCGCGAGGAATTGGCGGAACAGGGTGTCGAGGTGATGGACGGCGATCCGCTCGGCTGGGAGTGGAAGCTGGCTTGA
- a CDS encoding nitroreductase, whose translation MNVTEAVTSRRSIRQFLDKPVDLETLTRVMDKARWAASGCNFQPWEASIVTGQPLKDLQAKITTTPPQAAEYDWTAPGTEDAYKQRLNGISAGMFGAMGIAREDGAGRMAAMMRNATSFDAPAVMFVYFPRLMKEPQWSDTGMWLQTVALLLREEGLDSCFQEYMALYANVIRDFLGLDHERYMFFCGMAIGYRDPDAPVNNFERERVPLEDHVKFIGF comes from the coding sequence ATGAACGTCACCGAAGCCGTCACCTCCCGCCGCTCGATCCGGCAGTTCCTCGACAAGCCCGTCGATCTCGAGACCCTCACCCGCGTGATGGACAAGGCGCGCTGGGCGGCCTCGGGGTGCAACTTCCAGCCGTGGGAGGCGAGCATCGTCACCGGCCAGCCGCTCAAGGACCTCCAGGCGAAGATCACCACCACGCCGCCCCAGGCCGCCGAATACGACTGGACCGCGCCGGGGACCGAGGATGCCTACAAGCAGCGCCTCAACGGCATTTCGGCCGGGATGTTCGGCGCGATGGGGATCGCGCGCGAGGACGGCGCCGGGCGCATGGCGGCGATGATGCGCAATGCCACCAGCTTCGATGCGCCCGCGGTGATGTTCGTCTATTTCCCGCGCCTCATGAAGGAGCCGCAGTGGTCCGACACCGGCATGTGGCTCCAGACCGTCGCCCTTCTGCTGCGCGAGGAGGGGCTCGATTCCTGCTTCCAGGAATACATGGCGCTCTACGCCAACGTGATCCGCGACTTCCTCGGGCTCGATCACGAACGCTACATGTTCTTCTGCGGCATGGCGATCGGCTACCGCGATCCCGACGCGCCGGTGAACAATTTCGAGCGCGAGCGGGTGCCGCTGGAGGACCACGTCAAGTTCATCGGGTTCTGA
- the cobT gene encoding cobaltochelatase subunit CobT, with amino-acid sequence MADQSPLDRFKQALTGASRAIARDAEVEVAWSADVPGSAGNRFRVPLPGRDLPADQVREARGFADSFALKLRHHDAALHARSAPPEPIARACYDAIEQVRYEALGANRFGGIRANLDAATELRTAGDKIVRAQNSAEVPLQTALALLVREALTGEAVPQKAQGGIELVRDFLEEKVGGDFAGLAAAIGDQQTFQKLALDMLRELDLTRPTDAPDESDSDDADEDDGADDENEGEDDNQGEGDPQSAEMAGDMAEGEGEGEQSSDTQTDSDMAEGDPGDDSDAANAPVRPNRPQAEVPASVDYKAFTTRFDEEVAAPDLCDAEELDRLRAYLDSQLTGLQGVVTRLANRLQRRLMAQQNRSWDFDQEEGVLDAARLSRVIVSPGTALSYKVERDVEFKDTIVTLLIDNSGSMRGRPISIAAISADILARTLERCGVKTEILGFTTRAWKGGQSREAWLADGKPQNPGRLNDLRHIIYKQADEPWRRARRNLGLMMREGLLKENIDGEALIWAHSRLLYRPEERRILMVISDGAPVDDSTLSVNSAGYLEAHLRGVIEWIEKVSPVQLVAIGIGHDVTRYYRRAVTIMDVEQLGGTIMEQLAELFEDEKGVKKR; translated from the coding sequence ATGGCTGACCAGTCCCCGCTCGACCGTTTCAAGCAGGCGCTCACCGGCGCGAGCCGCGCGATTGCGCGCGATGCGGAGGTCGAGGTCGCATGGAGCGCCGATGTGCCCGGCAGCGCCGGCAACCGCTTCCGCGTGCCCTTGCCCGGGCGCGACCTGCCCGCCGATCAGGTGCGCGAGGCGCGGGGGTTTGCGGATTCGTTTGCGCTGAAGCTGCGGCACCACGACGCCGCGCTCCATGCCCGTTCCGCCCCGCCCGAGCCGATCGCCCGCGCCTGCTACGACGCGATCGAGCAGGTGCGCTACGAGGCCCTGGGCGCCAACCGCTTCGGCGGCATCCGCGCCAATCTCGACGCCGCGACCGAACTGCGCACGGCGGGCGACAAGATCGTGCGTGCACAGAACTCGGCCGAGGTTCCCTTGCAGACCGCGCTCGCCCTGCTGGTGCGCGAGGCGCTGACCGGCGAGGCCGTGCCGCAGAAGGCGCAGGGCGGGATCGAGCTGGTGCGCGACTTCCTCGAGGAGAAGGTCGGCGGCGATTTCGCCGGGCTGGCCGCCGCGATCGGCGACCAGCAGACCTTCCAGAAGCTCGCGCTCGACATGCTGCGCGAACTCGACCTGACCCGCCCGACCGATGCTCCCGACGAAAGCGACAGCGACGACGCGGACGAGGACGACGGCGCCGACGACGAGAACGAGGGCGAGGACGACAACCAGGGCGAAGGCGATCCGCAGAGCGCCGAAATGGCCGGCGACATGGCCGAGGGCGAAGGGGAGGGGGAGCAATCTTCCGACACCCAGACCGACAGCGACATGGCCGAGGGCGACCCGGGCGACGACAGCGATGCCGCCAACGCCCCCGTGCGCCCCAACCGCCCGCAGGCCGAGGTGCCGGCAAGCGTCGACTACAAGGCCTTCACCACCCGCTTCGACGAGGAAGTCGCCGCCCCCGACCTGTGCGATGCCGAGGAACTCGACCGGCTGCGCGCCTATCTCGACAGCCAGCTGACCGGCCTTCAGGGCGTGGTTACGCGCCTCGCCAACCGCCTCCAGCGCCGGTTGATGGCGCAGCAGAACCGCAGCTGGGATTTTGATCAGGAGGAGGGCGTTCTCGACGCGGCGCGCCTCTCCCGCGTGATCGTCTCGCCCGGCACAGCGCTGTCCTACAAGGTCGAACGCGATGTCGAGTTCAAGGACACGATCGTCACGCTGCTGATCGACAACTCGGGCTCGATGCGGGGCCGTCCGATCTCGATCGCCGCGATCAGCGCGGACATTCTGGCGCGCACGCTCGAACGCTGCGGGGTCAAGACCGAGATCCTCGGCTTCACCACCCGCGCGTGGAAGGGCGGGCAGAGCCGCGAGGCCTGGCTCGCCGACGGCAAGCCGCAGAACCCGGGTCGCCTCAACGACCTCAGGCACATCATCTACAAGCAGGCCGACGAGCCGTGGCGCCGCGCGCGCCGCAATCTCGGGCTGATGATGCGCGAGGGGCTGCTGAAGGAAAACATCGACGGCGAGGCGCTGATCTGGGCGCATTCCCGCCTGCTCTACCGCCCCGAGGAACGCCGCATCCTGATGGTGATCAGCGACGGCGCGCCGGTGGACGATTCGACCCTGTCGGTGAACTCGGCGGGCTATCTCGAAGCGCACCTGCGCGGCGTGATCGAGTGGATCGAGAAGGTCTCCCCCGTCCAGCTCGTGGCGATCGGCATCGGTCACGACGTGACGCGCTACTACCGCCGCGCGGTGACGATCATGGACGTGGAACAGCTCGGCGGCACGATCATGGAACAGCTCGCCGAACTGTTCGAGGATGAAAAGGGCGTGAAGAAGCGGTGA
- the fsa gene encoding fructose-6-phosphate aldolase — MKFFVDTADIEAIRDLAATGLLDGVTTNPSLIAKSGRDFKEVTAEICKLVDGPVSAEVVALDHETMMKEAEVLRKIADNVCIKVPLTVDGLKTCKALTSDGTMVNVTLCFSANQALLAAKAGASFISPFVGRHDDNGFDGMDLIEDIRLIYDNYNFVTEILVASVRHTTHVLQAAKIGADVMTAPPAVIHALFKHVLTDKGIEGFMADWAKTGQSIL, encoded by the coding sequence ATGAAATTCTTTGTCGACACCGCTGATATCGAGGCCATCCGCGACCTCGCCGCCACGGGTCTGCTCGACGGGGTGACCACCAATCCCTCGCTGATCGCCAAGTCGGGGCGCGACTTCAAGGAAGTCACCGCCGAGATCTGCAAGCTGGTCGACGGCCCGGTCAGCGCCGAGGTGGTAGCGCTCGATCACGAGACGATGATGAAGGAGGCCGAAGTCCTCAGGAAGATCGCAGACAATGTCTGCATCAAGGTGCCGCTGACGGTCGACGGCCTCAAGACCTGCAAGGCGCTGACGTCCGACGGCACGATGGTCAACGTCACGCTGTGCTTCTCGGCCAATCAGGCGCTGCTGGCGGCCAAGGCGGGGGCGAGCTTCATCTCGCCTTTCGTCGGGCGGCACGACGACAACGGCTTCGACGGCATGGACCTGATCGAGGACATCCGCCTGATCTACGACAACTACAACTTCGTCACCGAAATCCTCGTCGCCAGCGTGCGCCACACCACCCACGTGCTCCAGGCTGCCAAGATCGGCGCCGACGTGATGACCGCCCCCCCTGCGGTGATCCACGCGCTCTTCAAGCACGTGCTCACCGACAAGGGGATCGAGGGCTTCATGGCCGATTGGGCCAAGACCGGGCAGAGCATCCTGTGA
- a CDS encoding DUF2490 domain-containing protein: MTRMPVRIAMLLAATLAAWQPSKARAAEEDVQLWQIAIVTGDLAKDTALTVDVSQRWRETARGGDQQTFRFSIDQRVAEGVRIGGGAAVFEAGGSTELRPHQQITIVRGGFESRTRFEQRFFDGADRAELRLRQRIQYTHPLGKGWRASVGGEVLGLLQGRNAGDGASTDQWRAQVRIMHAVNDRLEVAASYWLIGFPRGDRPDRYTHVPQTVVTWRF; encoded by the coding sequence ATGACTCGGATGCCCGTGCGAATTGCGATGCTGCTTGCCGCCACGCTGGCGGCTTGGCAACCGTCGAAAGCGCGGGCGGCGGAAGAGGACGTGCAATTGTGGCAGATCGCGATCGTCACCGGCGATCTTGCCAAGGACACCGCGCTCACCGTCGATGTTAGCCAGCGCTGGCGCGAGACGGCGCGCGGCGGGGATCAGCAGACCTTCCGCTTCAGCATCGACCAGCGCGTGGCCGAGGGCGTGCGGATCGGGGGCGGCGCGGCGGTGTTCGAGGCTGGGGGCAGCACCGAGCTGCGGCCGCACCAGCAGATCACGATCGTGCGCGGAGGGTTCGAATCGCGCACGCGGTTCGAGCAGCGCTTCTTCGACGGTGCCGACCGGGCCGAGCTGCGGCTGCGCCAACGCATCCAGTACACCCACCCGCTTGGCAAAGGCTGGCGCGCCAGTGTGGGGGGCGAGGTGCTCGGCCTGCTTCAGGGACGCAACGCCGGAGACGGCGCCTCGACCGACCAGTGGCGCGCGCAGGTGCGGATCATGCATGCAGTCAACGACCGGCTGGAAGTGGCCGCGAGCTACTGGCTGATCGGCTTCCCGCGCGGGGATCGTCCCGATCGCTACACCCACGTGCCCCAGACGGTCGTTACCTGGCGCTTCTGA
- a CDS encoding DUF4197 domain-containing protein, whose product MTEFVASPTTRRRLLAGASGGAVLLLLPACASTGGGFSMVEAVRRMLLLATENAFARLTAPGGFWDEQVAQLGLGTMLGARGDVLSRILTSALVKDRLEERFATFAIDASFRAAPVVTDAIRVIGFENAIALVRGGPTAASGYLRQEVGTALIDAVVPELGEALRLSRDPLIAQALSALAGVDVAGVADRFGRQIDDAIWGEIAREEAAIRANPQATRDPVLIGVFGGLGRV is encoded by the coding sequence ATGACCGAGTTTGTCGCTTCCCCCACCACGCGCCGCCGCCTGCTTGCGGGCGCATCGGGCGGGGCCGTGCTGCTGCTCCTGCCCGCCTGCGCCAGCACCGGCGGCGGCTTCTCGATGGTCGAGGCGGTGCGGCGGATGCTGCTGCTCGCCACCGAGAACGCCTTTGCGCGCCTCACCGCGCCGGGCGGCTTCTGGGACGAGCAGGTCGCGCAGCTCGGCCTCGGCACCATGCTGGGCGCGCGCGGCGACGTGCTCTCGCGCATCCTCACCTCCGCGCTGGTCAAGGACCGGCTCGAGGAACGCTTCGCCACCTTCGCGATCGACGCGAGCTTCCGCGCCGCGCCGGTGGTGACCGACGCGATCCGGGTGATCGGCTTCGAGAACGCCATCGCGCTGGTGCGCGGCGGGCCGACGGCGGCGAGCGGTTATCTGCGGCAGGAGGTCGGCACGGCGCTGATCGATGCGGTGGTGCCCGAACTGGGCGAGGCGCTGCGCCTCAGCCGCGATCCGCTGATCGCGCAGGCGCTCTCGGCGCTCGCCGGGGTCGATGTGGCGGGCGTCGCCGACCGCTTCGGCCGCCAGATCGACGATGCCATCTGGGGCGAGATCGCGCGCGAGGAAGCCGCGATCCGCGCCAATCCGCAGGCGACGCGCGATCCCGTGCTGATCGGCGTGTTCGGCGGGCTGGGGCGGGTCTGA